A part of Gossypium hirsutum isolate 1008001.06 chromosome A07, Gossypium_hirsutum_v2.1, whole genome shotgun sequence genomic DNA contains:
- the LOC107929854 gene encoding uncharacterized protein: protein MAFSARNDPFSMQLHAFPGDQRRCFQSIGKLDALGNYNAGVGAGDNCKKPAAGLNLSIKSCFEDSRRTWDKKARAFAPRLARDLEIISYNEPQKVAEPTTDTRGAYRSGNPLDFSDYPLRNKITVAVDVDEVLGNFVSALNKFIADRYSLKRSVSEYHVYEFFKIWNCSRQEADIRVHEFFKSSYFKKGIHPIPGAQRALHRLSRFCDLSVVTSRQNVIKDHTMEWLEKYYPGLFQEMHFGNHFALHGKSRPKSEICRLLGAKILIDDNPRYAVECAQVGIRVLLFDYENSYPWCKTESIDKHPLVTRVNNWEEAEQQIAAWIFSSTIP from the exons ATGGCGTTTTCAGCCCGTAATGATCCGTTTTCCATGCAACTCCACGCTTTTCCCGGCGACCAACGCCGTTGCTTTCAGTCCATCGGTAAATTAGACGCGCTCGGAAACTACAATGCTGGCGTCGGCGCCGGTGACAACTGTAAAAAACCCGCTGCCGGCTTAAATTTGAGTATTAAAAGTTGCTTTGAGGATTCGCGTAGAACCTGGGATAAAAAAGCACGGGCCTTTGCTCCCCGGTTGGCGCGTGATTTAGAAATCATCAGCTATAACGAACCCCAAAAAGTAGCGGAGCCGACGACTGACACTCGCGGCGCGTATCGAAGTGGGAACCCTCTTGACTTTTCCGACTACCCCTTGCGTAATAAAATCACGGTTGCCGTCGATGTCGACGAAG TACTAGGAAACTTCGTTTCGGCTTTGAACAAATTTATAGCTGATCGCTATTCGTTGAAACGTTCAGTCTCCGAATACCATGTTTACGAGTTCTTCAag ATATGGAACTGTTCTCGTCAAGAAG CTGATATCCGTGTCCATGAGTTCTTCAAGTCGTCATATTTCAAGAAAGGTATCCACCCGATCCCAGGTGCTCAGAGGGCGCTTCATAGGTTATCAAGATTTTGTGACCTGTCTGTTGTAAC GTCACGGCAAAATGTCATTAAGGACCATACGATGGAGTGGTTAGAGAAGTACTACCCTGGACTGTTCCAAGAGATGCACTTTGGCAACCATTTTGCTCTACACGGCAAGTCTAGACCTAAGTCAGAAATATGCCG TTTGTTAGGAGCCAAGATTCTAATCGATGATAATCCCAGATATGCTGTTGAGTGTGCTCAAGTTGGAATCAGAGTTCTGCTTTTTGATTACGAGAACTCGTATCCATGGTGCAAGACAGAGTCAATTGATAAACATCCTTTGGTGACTAGGGTAAATAATTGGGAAGAAGCGGAGCAACAAATAGCTGCTTGGATTTTTAGTTCTACTATCCCATAG
- the LOC107929932 gene encoding pectinesterase/pectinesterase inhibitor PPE8B-like precursor (The RefSeq protein has 4 substitutions compared to this genomic sequence), with protein MPKPFHLLVFFLVALCLCTNSNASSSTNEFLETECLKVPATEFIGSLKTTIDAIRKATSVVSQFGGFFHDFRLSNAISDCLDLLDSSADELSWTMSASQNPNAKDNSTGDLSSDLRTWLSAAMVNQQTCIDGFEGTNSMVKTVVSGSLNQITSLVRNLLIMVHPGPNSKSNGTRNGSQKGGGGGGHPGQSRFPVWFKREDRRLSQINGVTANVVVAADGSGNFTRIMDAVETAPDKSLNRYVIYIKKGLYKENVEIKKKKWNLMMIGDGMDVTVISGNRSFIDGWTTFRSATFAVSGRGFIARDITFENTAGPQKHQAVALRSDSDLSVFFRCAIKGYQDSLYTHTMRQFYRECKITGTVDFIFGDGAVLFQNCQILAKQGLPSQKNTITAQGRKDPNQPTGFSIQFCNISADTDLLPSVNSTPTYLGRPWKLYSRTIIMQSYISDAIRPQGWLEWNQDFALDTLYYAEYMNNGPGASLSERVKWPGYHVLNNSAQAVNFTVAQFIEGDLWLPSTGVKYTSGFGV; from the exons ATGCCAAAGCCATTCCATTTGTTGGTATTCTTCCTTGTTGCTCTTTGTCTATGCACCAATTCAAATGCCAGCAGTAGTACTAATGAGTTCCTTGAAACTGAGTGCTTGAAAGTACCAGCAACTGAGTTTATAGGTTCTTTGAAAACCACCATTGATGCTATACGAAAAGCTACCTCTGTTGTTTCTCAATTTGGTGGCTTTTTTCATGATTTTCGTCTCTCTAATGCCATTTCTGATTGTCTTGATCTGCTCGACTCTTCTGCTGATGAACTAAGTTGGACCATGTCTGCTTCCCAGAATCCTAATG CTAAAGATAACAGTACTGGTGATCTAAGTTCTGATTTAAGAACATGGTTAAGTGCTGCAATGGTTAACCAACAGACATGCATTGATGGGTTTGAAGGTACAAATAGCATGGTCAAAACTGTAGTATCCGGTAGCTTGAACCAAATCACTTCACTGGTTCGTAATCTTCTCATCATGGTGCACCCTGGTCCTAATTCCAAGTCCAACGGTACCCGTAATGGCAGCCAAAAAGGTGGTGGTGGTGGGGGTCATCCAGGCCAGAGCCGGTTTCCGGTATGGTTCAAAAGGGAGGATCGGAGATTGTTGCAAATAAATGGGGTAACAGCAAATGTTGTGGTGGCAGCAGATGGGAGTGGGAATTTCACACGCATAATGGATGCTGTGGAGACAGCACCAGATAAGAGTATGAACAGATATGTTATTTACATTAAGAAGGGTTTATATAAAGAGAATGTGGAGatcaagaagaagaaatggaACCTTGTGATGATCGGTGATGGAATGGATGTCACTGTAATATCTGGGAATCGTAGCTTCATTGATGGATGGACCACATTTCGATCTGCAACATTTG CTGTAAGTGGAAGAGGGTTCATAGCAAGAGACATAACATTCGAGAACACAGCAGGTCCCCAAAAGCACCAAGCGGTAGCGTTACGGTCCGACTCGGACCTCTCAGTTTTCTTCCGATGTGCAATCAAGGGATACCAAGACTCGCTCTACACCCACACGATGCGTCAATTCTACAGGGAATGTAAGATCACCGGCACTGTAGACTTCATATTCGGCGACGGCGCGGTTTTGTTCCAAAATTGCCAAATCTTAGCCAAGCAAGGCTTACCAAGCCAGAAAAATACCATCACCGCGCAAGGTCGCAAAGACCCGAACCAACCGACTGGCTTCTCCATCCAGTTCTGCAACATCTCGGCCGATACGGACTTATTACCTTCAGTTAACTCCACTCCTACATACTTGGGAAGACCATGGAAACTATATTCAAGGACCATTATCATGCAATCCTACATTAGTGATGCCATAAGGCCACAAGGGTGGCTTGAATGGAACCAAGATTTTGCCTTGGATACATTATACTATGCCGAGTACATGAATAATGGGCCAGGGGCTAGCCTTAGGGAGCGAGTTAAGTGGCCTGGTTACCATGTTTTAAATAACTCAGCTCAAGCTGTTAATTTTACAGTAGCTCAATTCATTGAAGGAGACTTGTGGTTGCCGTCAACTGGTGTTAAATACACTTCAGGATTTggggtataa